From the genome of Kluyveromyces lactis strain NRRL Y-1140 chromosome F complete sequence:
TGCAGAAGTACCTTCCATAAGGACCAAGATGCAAACGGTTAAAACAAACCACATACCAAACAATAATACAACTTTGGCAACGGCTAAAGGAGAACCCGAATTCTGCGGGCTAAAAGCATTCGCAATCGTCATAGTCCATAAGACCGTTGATAACTGGGCATGAGCCAAAGATAAAGCCCATAATCTTAAGTAAGAGGCAGTGTGTGATATGCAGTTCAAACAAAATTCAATCGTATGGATCACTTGATGAATCATAATGTCGccaaaattgaaagaagcaTGTTCGTGTTCTTTGCTATAATCTGCGACCACCATGGTATCCTCAGAATTTTCTTGCGCTTCTTGCAAACGCTCAtgaatttcttgttcatgCATATCAGAGTATCCCTTATTAATGGCCTCCTGGTTCAGCTTCTTTAGTACTAGCGGTTTGTACAATAGTAGCCACGGTACACAAACTAAGGCAGCAAGTAAGAGGATAATCTGTAGAACACTTTGTCCACGGAATAAAGGCTCTTCGATAACACCAGGGGAAAGGAACATATTGATTAACATATTCAAAAGTCCCGGAGCGGGCTTATTATCTTTTATCCAGTCTTTCGACCACTTGTATATAATAGCCCATGAAAGGTAACCGAAAATGGACTGCATGAAAATTAAACCAGGAATAAAATTGCCAACGATATCTACTCTGGATTTCTTAAATCTGTAGTTgaccaaagaaaacatgAATGAATAAGTCATGTGAATGAAACCCATTAAAATGGATAACTTCATTTTATACGAGttagaaaataaaagagCATTTTCAGTTCCATGCCAAGCGTAATCTAAACCGAAAGGATAAACCCCGACCTGCGTTGCTTCAATTGTGTCGCCTTCTTTGAATCCACTGGGCCATTTCCAACCTGACTTGAACAAAGTCAtggaaagtgaaaaaatgTCATTGTATAAAAGACCGGTATAAATGGAGAATAAACCCATCAATAACAACACATATCTACCTGAAAAAGCCATATCGAAAATCTCATCTCTTTTCATCTGACcgaatttcttttctctcaAAACCAACACCAATCCACAAAGTGTTAAAATGAATCCATGACCCAAGTCACCAAACATTATGGCGAACATAAAAGGAAACGTAACAATGGTCGCCAAACCTGGATTGACTTCCTTATATGTAGCGGTACCGTACGCATCCAcaatattttgaaatgCCTCTGTGAATTTATTGGTTTTGTGATACGTTGGAGGACTTTTATTGGTAGAAATAACGTTCAATACTGCTGTACTGGCAGACGCAGATACTTCACCAAAATCCCTTAACGAGTTTCTTACGGCATCCAGCCGAGAAGAAGGAACCCAACCTTCAGCCACTACCGCTTGAGATTCTTGCCTGAACAAATTTAATGTAGCATAAATATACTTCTCTCTCTTGACTAATACATTCCAAATGGGTAATTGATCATTTACAATCAAAAGTTCTGTGTGCAAAGTTTGTTCGGTGGTAGTGCAGATCTGTTCAAGATCAGTGattttatcattcaatGCTTGAATAGTGGAATGACTGGTTGAGATGGGAAATAAGGTTCCATTTAGAGATTCTACTACCTTCCGAACTCTCTTCAATAAAACATCACCATGGGTGAAGACAATAAAACAATCTTTCTCGATAAGTTCATCTCCCTCTAAAAGCTTCTGTTCAATAGGAATATTatgaaagaacaaattaCCTCTTAAAATTCTCCATAAaattttattcaaaatagcCACCTTGGCCCTGCTAATTGAGCCCGTCAACATAAATTTGTTATGGTAGGCCAATTCCATACTGTTTCTCGTTGGTTCGTCTGTGTCCAAATCAAATGAGAAATCACTTAATTGGTCGGACTGAGTTTCTTGATCCGCTGAAAGGTTGAATTCCTCAACATCCATAGAAGAGCGTATTCTTCCACCTATATTAGGATTTACTTCTAAAAATCTTCCAGTTTCAAAGACTACATGTCTCTCTTCTATCAATACATTGAGTCTTCGTTTTAAATGTATCAAGGATTCGTCAAGTTGCCTTACTCTTGCttcaaattgaacaatATCATCGGAAACGTCGTTTATTGTATCTATAGTATGATGGTTTAGGCTTTCCAAAATCATCTTGGTGGAAGATCCAAATGTTCCCATTGGATCATCCACGTCTACCGGATGATAAGTATATTTCCATGTAGCATCTTTATGACGTTCAGACACTGTTATAAGATACTGGACCAATCTATCAATATCATCGTATTTTCTTATTTGATTCACATGTCCCCTTTGAAACGCACTTACGCCAGCGTTCATGTCTTTAAACATTATAGCACCCATATTGCCAAGGATACATACGACTTCTCGAGATATTTCGGATGGAATATATAGCTCAACATACGTCATATCAGCCGACCGAAAGATGGCCTCTTCCGCACAATCAAGAGTCAAATATTCTGGGTTTGACATGGCTCAAGTAATTAGCGTTTACCAATCTCTATTCCACTATTCAAAACGAGCTTTAATTTAACGGAAATGTAAATACTTCCTTTCCAATATTTCAGTAATGAGATCCCTATTCCAATAGACAAAAGTTCTCTGCGAAAATGCCAGACTACCTGTTTCAAATTCGGAACAAGTTGTTCCAATGTAAATGCTAATACCGTTGCTATCTTCGGGTTCTGCTTCTAACAATTGGCCGCGTTCTGTCAACAAAAAGGTGTACTAAATATGCAAGATTTTGGTTACGTATAGCGATTGTTCTCCTAAATTTAAGAACATgacaaaagaagaaaaagacgGGTAAGTACAAATAAGGTTACAACACACTCGGTTATAGAAAGAAGCCAGCTTGAAGCACTGTTCATCGACCATCAAGGACTGAAATATGCAAAGTCCTAGTCATGTCGATTTGGCGTCTCCACCAAGGATACCTGGTACTCCAGTTCCTGTGAAGTTGAAGTCAAAAAATAGCACGAAGCAGCTGGTTAAAACAGCGAAGTACTTGTTTCCGGATTACATGGGGTTGTTCAATCTAGGAATATTGAAACACGAAGAGTTACAGTATTGTGAGTATACCATTAATGGCTTTGAATTATATATTGTGGAGCAATGGGTCTCAGAAAGAAAGTTTTCTAATGTTATCACTTCATTTACAGGAAATTCAAGCGAAGTAGTTCGTGGTATTTTGGTGAAACTTCCAGAGGACATAAGGTACTGGCCAGAATCTTTCAAGCAATACCACGACAAGCTAATTGAATTTTCGTCAATCAAAGTGATGGATGATGGCATTTCCTTATTTGTCACCAATTTATCCTATTTCCCGTCGACTCTTAATTTATTGCATGTGAAGAATGGGTCAATGAAGGATTCCTGGCCATTATTTCAAGTAAACTTCAATTTAAAACGTATTGGCTGTGGTAGCAGATCCGGAAATTTATTAGGCGAGCCCTCTATTACATCACTAGAGAAATTTGCGCAGATTTACAAGATGGCCACCAAAGATCCTGAGGATTTGTTTCGAAATTTAATTGAGTTGTTTAGAGTAATACAAATATCCTTAACGTATTTTAGGTTGTTAGATGGAAGGTTTAAAGATGGTACTCTTTGTCAGCACACCTTTGATGGTATACAGGAATGGTGGGTTACGTATGGTAAACTATACTTGGGAATTGATAGGCCGAAAAATGAAGGAATTCTAGGGCCTACCACAGTTGCAGGTATAATAAGTTTTGTATTGACATGTTACTTCAAGTTCATTGTGGAAGATTGCATATCATTCAAAGACCCTTATATAGAAAGTTCCTTCTACTCTGGGGTGTAcaactttcaaaagaaacacaATCTTCCGAAGACGTCTTATCTAGATATAGAAACGATGaacaaacttttcaaagttaCTTCTAGGGCAAATACCACAGATATTTTCAAGTTAAAGCGTGCTTTAAAATCTAGGGTACAGGATATTGCTAGAAAAGTCAATCCTATCCAACTAGCTAACGAAATTTTAACAACAGATCTTGATTGGTTGATAGAAAATGTCCAAGGCGGATATCTTGGACTATTTTGGAGTGGAAAGAGGCAAAATAAAATAACTTTACAGAGCCATAACTTTTATGAACAGGATTACAGTCATGGGGATCCGTTCGATGAACACGGTGAGTATTTTACCGGAGAAGGAATCTATGATTATGAGGAGAATAGCtcagaattggaagatATATCAAGTTGGGAGGATGGCAACGTAAAGCACGAATCTGAATTTCCTTATCATTGTCACAATAATGTCATGTTCCAAAGGGAGCTATATCGTAGAGCTTCCATACCTCAGACcgagaaggaaaagaatctttttcaaatggaATACAAGAACAGTGTCTCAGCCGACGAGAACTCGGGGCAACAGTACACGATTAAACATAACTACAGCTTCTCGGATATACAAGATTCCATAGAAGTGTGGagttttccatttcaagTATCGCCTGTTAAAATCGCTAGGGACATACTGCGCATGGAGGTACATATGAGAAAATATTGTGATGAGCGTACCACAGAAAGCTGGAATGACTGTATGGCAACATTAACCTCATCATTAAAACGTTGCACAGAGACTTTTGAGACTCTCCAACAAAAAGAGAACGAACTGCGGTCTAAGCATGACACCATACAAGCTGAAATGAAAGACATAAACTCATTAGAAGCTAAATTTAACTATGATTTGAGGATCCTTGATGCAAGAATGAGAGACGTTGAGGAAAATTTGAACCATTTTAGCAACAGATTGAACACATTAGAAGATAGCTTCAAACTGAAGGGTAAGAAATTTAAAGCATTAATTGATACTGACATTCTACACAGTGCTCTAGAGTTAGACAAATATGCATTTGAATTCTTCGAAAATGAGCAAGTTTGGAACGAGGGTGTCTTTTTGAGATCAATGAGACAGTATATATGGCCTGTGGTGAAGAAGGAATGGGAAAGACTGAGTGAATGGTGGAGCCCAACGAATATGTagtgtttttttttgcttgCATCATTTCAATGCAATTGATTCCGGAACAATCTTTGTTTGAtatttatcttcaaaatctcCGATCACATTTTTAAGCCGTAGATAGTTTAGGTTATCATTCGGTACCTTATGCCATGGTACTCTATTGAATAGATCCGTCAATTCTCCCATCAATATTTTTAATTGCTTTTCGGCATTAATGTGGCCATCATTTAGTTGTTTCTCGCTATACTTGAGTCGTGACATTGGTGCTGTAACACTTTTTGTTATGAATTCTTGTTGTTTCTGTGGCGCTGATGTTTTATATTCTACGATAAAGTTACGCATTGATACTATCATCTCGTCTATTTGTTGGATAAGCAGATATATCTTCGAGTGAATGTATTCTTGATGTTCGATCTGGTACATTAACCGATAGTTTTCTTCGACcagttcttcttccttagTTTTTTGCTTTAAAGTATTGACTTGTCCTAGCGTTTCATCATTAGGAGATTTCGAATATTCGTTGTAACTTATCTGATTCTGCTTCGCTAGCCTCTTCAATGACTGCTCCACTTTTTCTGTCTGTTGTCTCGTTGCCCAAGCCTGAGAGCTCAAAGTCTTCATCAACTGAAGAAGGTACTCAAAACTGTCTCCAGATCCCTCCATCGTGTACGGCAGAAGTTATTGTTTATGGTAATGAAGCCAATAAGCAATTTATCAATACTTTTCATCACATGATTGTTGCTAGGAGCTCAAGTTTCCattatttcttgttgttgaattttaAACCTTAATTTTATGTCCAATCTTATAACATCAGGACAAGGACAATAGCGCTACAGGTGATCATACCTAATTATCTTTGAGAAAGTACACTATCTTATTTTCGTTTATCTAACTGCCTCCCTGGCTCATATATTAATGAAAACATCTTAAATATACTCATGATATGCTAAATGAATTGTTTGATATAGCTTACTAGATTCATTGTTCCATTCAAGAATGAAGCGGTGGCTCAATGGTAGAGCTTTCGACTCCAGTTAAATTCTGGGAATTTTCcaaggaaacaaaattgcAATCGAAGGGTTGCAGGTTCAATTCCTGTCcgtttcatttttttagtttttgtTTAAGATGACTGACTCAACAAATGCAGGGAACCACGGTCTGAGTCAAAGCGTAGTGAGAGCAGACATTGGTCACTGTGTGACGAGAACAGCTCCCTCAAATAGTAAAGTAATGCgccttttctttcttcggtggatttgaaaagaatttaaCATTTTCGGATCTGACTATTAGAGTTCTTTAAACAGTACTTGTTGTAAATCAGATTTTGAACCTTGATTTTACACAGGAGAAATTTATGTTGAAAATACAAGTAAATATTGTTAACTAAACTTTGCTTTAGAGTCTACGCTGCGTCTCTTAACTAAAAGGCTGGCTACAAAATATCGACCTCTATTTAATATGGGAGAAGACGGTAAACATCACGCAGACTACTCTTCATTCCAAACAACAGACAGGAAAAAAGCTCTCGAGCAACTCTTGATTTCATATGAGGCTTTAGCAGAAGGTCAAGACAACTGGGTCTGCAATCTGGCGAACGCCGCATCATTAATCTGGCATTGTTACATATCACTTAATGTTGACGTTAACTGGGCTGGGTTCTACCTCACTCGGAGAGAGAATAAAAAAGAGTTGATTCTTGGGCCATTTCAAGGCAAAGTTGCTTGTCAGTTGATTCAATTTGGTAAAGGAGTGTGTGGTACTGCTGCGTCTAGTCAACAAACTCAATTAGTACCAGATGTTGAAAACTTCCCAGGGCATATAGCATGTGATGGGGAGACAAAGAGTGAAATTGTGGTTCCTATAGTCCAAAATGGCGAAACAGTAGGTGTTATCGATATTGACTGTTTGGACTACAACGGGTTTACTAAGCTTGACCAAGAATTTCTAGAAAAATTGGCCGCTTCAGTTTCAAAGACATGCGTATTCTAACTCATTAAGTAGTTACACTCGTTAATTATATTCTCTCAATTGATATCACAACTCTTGACCGTATATGAAGTTGCCTGTTATTGCATACCTAACATAGGGCATGCTGCCCCAGGTCCAGTGGAACAGAAGTTTTCTAgttttcaatgaaaaaaatgatttCGCCCAGGATCGAACTGGGGACGTTCTGCGTGTTAAGCAGATGCCATAACCGACTAGACCACGAAACCATCTTGTGAGGTCTGTCGTAATATAGACTGAAGACAAGCCAGACGAGAGGTCATGTGAGCTAGCCAGCACACGGCAGAGTTCCAAGACGTCAGTGACTGGGCATATGGATCCTGTGGTATCCAGAAGGGATGGCCTAGATGGATCATAGACGGTCACGTGATGGTCTTGAGTGCGCGTGGAGGACGGTAGCTGCAGAGGACCTACAAGGGCATGGAGGCAATGAGTTGCCATGACGAAGTCTGACGACCATCCGAGTATATAAGTCGAGTATAAAAGGCTGAGCTATGTTGCGACCTCTTGGGGAGGTTGGACGCATATACTCAACGATCTAACTAAATAGATTATTATATTATATTCGTTATATTGTTTGATATCAACGATCCCTCATCAGGCGATTAATCAATCAACTATCATCCAAGGCATATCACAACAAGATCTGAGAGAACTACATGAGTATATGTTACATCGTTAAGAGTTTCTGAAGAAACGAAATAGGTCTCTCTTATCAGCGCCCCAAATTGGAATAATGAAGTTTACTGGAAAtagcttcttcaatgatgaaattaCAAACTTGAAAACGATGTTGCATCTACTAGAATAAAACTAAGATAACTGTCTATGatgcaaaaaaaataagagTTAAGAATTACATTCATTGTAGGCTAGCGACCAAAGTAAATATCTTCAACGTAAGTAGAAGTATATGTGGAGTTGATTGAATACCAGTTCCCTATCTTTGCTGAAGGGTACTTTGACTTTTTCAAAATAGCATTCTTGTTCAAAACTTTGTAGAAGTAATTAATGTATCgtaattttctttctttttgtttcttaaaattttcaattttcatcttgagagatgagatgagatgagctgAAGTGAATAGACCACAGAGATAACCAGTACTTCTCAAAGTTAACGGCATCAGAAGAAGCTCTGAAAGTATAGAGAGCCAGAAAACAATACCAGAAACTATGGCCAGaaagaattcttctttgaatggTTCTGAATCAGCGGAGCTTGTTGTAAAAAAGAGAGTTCTCGAGGAATCTGAATTGTCCGattctgaagatgaaagaattgaagttgatgGTTTAATCGATGAAGAGGCTAGCGAAAATGAAGCTGAGGAAGCTGAAGATGACGACTCTGATGCTGAATTCAATCGCTTATtagctgaagaagaaaatggacAGGAGGAGGAGTATAATACTTCAGATTTTTCTGAAGAAGGCGATGCTTTTTCCATTACCGACAAATTGTCAAATGTAAAGTTAACAGTGATTCCAGAAACAAGCGATGAAGGCATTGTTCGTACCAAGTATTCAGATGGAAGACCAAGAATTCTTAAGTCAGAAATTAATCCTGTTTATGATAGTGATGATAGTGATGCAGAAGCTAAGAACACAATTGGTAACATCCCACTATCTGCATATGATGAAATGCCACATATTGGTTATGACATTAATGGTAAGAGAATAATGAGACCAGCCAAAGGATCTGCTTTAGATCAATTATTGGAATCTATAGAATTGCCAGAGGGTTGGACAGGTTTACTAGACAAAGACAGCGGTGcctctttgaatttgaccgaagaagaacttgaattAATCAATAAGTTGCAAAATAATCAACAGACGGACGAATCTGTGAATCCATACGAACCTTTAATCGACTGGTTCACTAGACACGAATCTGTAATGCCAGTTACGGCCGTCCCAGAACCGAAAAGACGTTTCGTTCCGTCAAAGCACGAAGCCAAGCGTGTGATGAAAATAGTCAAAGCAATCAGAGAAGGTAGAATTATCCCACCAAAGAAACTAAAGGAAttaagagaaaaagaagaacaagacAGTCATAACTACGATCTCTGGGGAGATGCCGAAGAAATCTCTGAACATGTTATGAACTTGAGAGCCCCAAAATTGCCACCACCAACAAATGAGGAGTCTTACAACCCTCCGGAAGAGTATCTTTTGACCCCAGAGGAAATTGATGCATGGGAAAAGATGGAACCAAGTGAAAGAGAGAGAAATTTTGTGCCTCACAAATTCGCTGCATTAAGAAAAGTTCCAGGTTACTCTGAATCTGTCAGagaaaggtttgaaagaTCATTAGATTTGTATTTAGCGCCTCGTGTTCGCAAAAATAAGTTGAACATTGATCCTGAATCTTTGATCCCAGAATTGCCCTCTACAAAAGATTTGAGACCATTTCCAATCCGTTGCTCTACCGTTTATGTCGGTCATAAAGGAAAAATTCGTACAATGTCCATTGATCCAACTGGATTATGGTTGGCTACTGGTTCCGATGATGGCACTGTCAGAGTATGGGAAATTCTTACAGGTAGAGAAGTTTACCAAGTCACAATACTTAATGCggaagaaaacaatgatgaCCACATAGACGTTGTTGAATGGAATCCCGACAGTACTACCGGTATCCTTGCGGTTACTGCTGGCGAAAACATCTTCTTGCTTGTTCCACCAATTTTCGgctttgaaattgaaaacacaGGTAAATCAAAGATTGAATACGGTTTTGGTTTCGATACTTTCGGAAACGTCAAAAAGAGTAATCTCAATGTGAATAGcgatgatgaggatgacGGTGCTGAATCACATGCTGTCAAGAAACAGGTTGCTCAATGGAATAAACCAACCGAAAGGCAAGCTGCCAATGATATTTGTATCGTAATAACTTGTCGTAAATCAGTGAAAAAGCTTTCATGGCATAGAAAAGGTGATTACTTTGTCACTGTTCAACCAGACTCAGGTAATACATCAGTTTTGATTCATCAATTATCCAAGCATTTAACTCAATCGCCATTCAAAAAATCTAAGGGTATCATTATGGATGCAAAATTCCATCCATTCAAGCCACAGCTCTTGGTCTGTTCTCAAAGATACGTCAGAATTTATGACCTATCGCAACAAGTGCTAATCAAGAAACTTCTACCTGGTGCTCGTTGGTTATCTACTATTGATATTCACCCAAGAGGTGATAACTTAATTGCATCCTCGTTTGACAAGAGAGTGTTGTGGCATGATCTTGACCTTGCAAGCACTCCATATAAGACCTTGAGATACCATGAGAAGGCTGTAAGAAGCGTAAGTTTCCACAAGAAACTACCACTGTTTTGCTCAGCTGCGGATGATGGTAACATCCATGTTTTCCATGCCACGGTCTATGACGATTTAATGAAGAACCCTATGATCGTCCcgttgaagaaactaaCCGGCCACAAGATTGTGAATAGTTTAGGTGTTCTAGATACTATATGGCATCCACGTGAAGCTTGGCTATTCTCTGCAGGTGCCGACAAAACCGCTCGTTTGTGGACTACCTGATAGAACCCTCATGACGGGATATTTGTAAAACACTGTATACTATGGACATCATTACCTATCAATATTACAAGTAGATACTTTCTAATTAGTGTTCAAGGGAATACATTATTATCTTTGGATCAGAGCTCAAAAGGTATCCATGTCTCTCATCATTGCCATTTCCTCATCTGATGCGATATCATTACCGTTATTTGTTGTGCTGGCAACGGTCGTAATTTTACTCAATTCGTCTAACTCTTCAGCGTTAGGCAGAGCGTAGCCATTTTGTGTATGTTGCCGTATGTTTGTATCAGTGGTGGACAACATTTCATTCGTGTGCCGCTGGTGATGCGAAGAATATAGaacatcatcatcatcatcatcatcatcatcatcgtcataGTTGCCGTCATTATTCTGATTTTTGTCTTTGTCTAGGCTGATAATTTTGGTGGCTTCATAACCATACTGTGCATTTCCGCGGTCAGTCGCTGAGGTAGATTCATCCGTTACAAATAAGCTATTTCGTCCCTGATGAGCAGGTAGTACGCCTGTGTCGTGCATTTGCATATCAGGTACGTTGGGAATGTCATCTCCGAGGAGGATACCCATGTCTTTCCTAACTAAATTCATTCTATACTCTCTTAGCTCTTTGTCAGTTTTCCCCAATGATTCACATAATGAGgtgaaatctttgaactttGCCTTCGGATACAAATTATGAGCCCATAGCTGATAGAATTGTAAGAAGTTTGTTAAGTTATCGTAAGCTGTCTTGTGCTTGCTGATTCTACAACTTTTCGGAGCATGTTCCATGACATACGGCAGACCCTTAGTGGACAATAACTTCTCGGCAGTAAGCTTTACCCTTGGTTTCCGGGTGTTGGTAGATATGAGCGTGGGATCTTGACCATCAGTTGTACTTGTCATAGAAGGATCCAGGCCATTCACAGTAGGATccaattcaaaatcaagCCTCATGTTCCCATCTTCAGTCGCGTTGCCTTGAAATGCCGAGAGATCGttcatatcatcatctaTAGACATCGTTTACGGTACTGTCTCAAAAAAGCAAAGAGCACACACACTTGTAGATATAAAAAATACTATTCCGTGCCAAATATGAGGACTTCGACAACTGAGAGCGAGAGACACTATTTATGTTATCTTAAATCGATAATGCTCTTCGACTTCAGTTAAGTTTGGCGTAGTATATTTCACggaaaggaaaagaaataaagtcacgtgaacaatatttacattttcttttggttcGTCTGGTGACATTATCAGCGTCAAGAATCTCAACGCAGACATTTATTGCGACAGACACAGTGACGCGTCGAAAAGTCAAGAGAAGGCATTCAGGGGGAATGCCAAGAGACAACAAAACGGGCAAGCAAAAAGAAGCACCGTGAAATTTTAAGTCAAGGCTGTCCTTCTGATAAGCAAGATAGCAAGCCAAACACTATGTTTTGGCTGCGTTGATAAGAAGACAAATGCTGtcaatcacgtgataatCCCTCTTTTTTAAGTTTTCTTGGGGGCATTCATTAGGCGCATGTCACATGCTCTGTTGAGGAATGAGTGGAAAGCCACACTTTTTATTGCGGTACTTTCACTTAGGCTGATGAAAAGATCGGTGTTTGAAGTTCCTGCTGAGAGGTTATTGTGAAAGTGTCAAATGATAACGCACATTAACGGGCTGCCTTTTGATTCCTTTGCCCACAGAAGTGGTCCATTTTGTTTCAGAGATTTAACCACAATTTGTTAGTGTGTTATTGTTATCTTGTTGTAGTATATTTTATGGAggttatatatatataaggAATAACCTTTCAGTTGTTGACAAGGCCTATGTAATAGATTCGAGGTTGTCTGTATCTTGTATTGATAAGTTAAAAAGTGTAAGAAAGACGTCTCATAATAAGGAGTAACACAGGATACCGACCTCCGAATAGGCTTAACAAGCGCCTACTACAATATACCCATTAGCGTCCCCGTTTGACAATATTCAACAATGTTCACAGACAATTTTGGAAAAGCCAAAGATACGCAGCAGGTTTCCCAGGTGATAGTACAATGcttcaaaagtttaaaTTCAGTTCCCAGATCGACTCCAGACCTAGAGCAAGACTATTGtgattctgatgaagaggaagatttGATCGTGGATTTAACGACAGGGTCGTTAAAGCCCaggaatttgaagaattatCTACTTATGAATGAGGTAATGAATGGCCTAGAGAGCCTATGACGCTATGGTATTAAAGCCAATAAGGGGGTTTCACATCTACTTTATTGTGTCTACCGAAGATTTGCATACCAGAGAGATGCATCTTTTAATGCCTTTACTGCCTGGCTTTATCTctcatttta
Proteins encoded in this window:
- the STV1 gene encoding H(+)-transporting V0 sector ATPase subunit a (similar to uniprot|P37296 Saccharomyces cerevisiae YMR054W STV1 Subunit of vacuolar-ATPase V0 domain one of two isoforms (Stv1p and Vph1p) Stv1p is located in V-ATPase complexes of the Golgi and endosomes while Vph1p is located in V-ATPase complexes of the vacuole); the encoded protein is MSNPEYLTLDCAEEAIFRSADMTYVELYIPSEISREVVCILGNMGAIMFKDMNAGVSAFQRGHVNQIRKYDDIDRLVQYLITVSERHKDATWKYTYHPVDVDDPMGTFGSSTKMILESLNHHTIDTINDVSDDIVQFEARVRQLDESLIHLKRRLNVLIEERHVVFETGRFLEVNPNIGGRIRSSMDVEEFNLSADQETQSDQLSDFSFDLDTDEPTRNSMELAYHNKFMLTGSISRAKVAILNKILWRILRGNLFFHNIPIEQKLLEGDELIEKDCFIVFTHGDVLLKRVRKVVESLNGTLFPISTSHSTIQALNDKITDLEQICTTTEQTLHTELLIVNDQLPIWNVLVKREKYIYATLNLFRQESQAVVAEGWVPSSRLDAVRNSLRDFGEVSASASTAVLNVISTNKSPPTYHKTNKFTEAFQNIVDAYGTATYKEVNPGLATIVTFPFMFAIMFGDLGHGFILTLCGLVLVLREKKFGQMKRDEIFDMAFSGRYVLLLMGLFSIYTGLLYNDIFSLSMTLFKSGWKWPSGFKEGDTIEATQVGVYPFGLDYAWHGTENALLFSNSYKMKLSILMGFIHMTYSFMFSLVNYRFKKSRVDIVGNFIPGLIFMQSIFGYLSWAIIYKWSKDWIKDNKPAPGLLNMLINMFLSPGVIEEPLFRGQSVLQIILLLAALVCVPWLLLYKPLVLKKLNQEAINKGYSDMHEQEIHERLQEAQENSEDTMVVADYSKEHEHASFNFGDIMIHQVIHTIEFCLNCISHTASYLRLWALSLAHAQLSTVLWTMTIANAFSPQNSGSPLAVAKVVLLFGMWFVLTVCILVLMEGTSAMLHALRLHWVEAMSKFFEGEGYAYEPFSFDKVEQQVGNNE
- the STB2 gene encoding Stb2p (similar to uniprot|P36085 Saccharomyces cerevisiae YKL072W STB6 and similar to uniprot|P46679 Saccharomyces cerevisiae YMR053c STB2), whose translation is MQSPSHVDLASPPRIPGTPVPVKLKSKNSTKQLVKTAKYLFPDYMGLFNLGILKHEELQYCEYTINGFELYIVEQWVSERKFSNVITSFTGNSSEVVRGILVKLPEDIRYWPESFKQYHDKLIEFSSIKVMDDGISLFVTNLSYFPSTLNLLHVKNGSMKDSWPLFQVNFNLKRIGCGSRSGNLLGEPSITSLEKFAQIYKMATKDPEDLFRNLIELFRVIQISLTYFRLLDGRFKDGTLCQHTFDGIQEWWVTYGKLYLGIDRPKNEGILGPTTVAGIISFVLTCYFKFIVEDCISFKDPYIESSFYSGVYNFQKKHNLPKTSYLDIETMNKLFKVTSRANTTDIFKLKRALKSRVQDIARKVNPIQLANEILTTDLDWLIENVQGGYLGLFWSGKRQNKITLQSHNFYEQDYSHGDPFDEHGEYFTGEGIYDYEENSSELEDISSWEDGNVKHESEFPYHCHNNVMFQRELYRRASIPQTEKEKNLFQMEYKNSVSADENSGQQYTIKHNYSFSDIQDSIEVWSFPFQVSPVKIARDILRMEVHMRKYCDERTTESWNDCMATLTSSLKRCTETFETLQQKENELRSKHDTIQAEMKDINSLEAKFNYDLRILDARMRDVEENLNHFSNRLNTLEDSFKLKGKKFKALIDTDILHSALELDKYAFEFFENEQVWNEGVFLRSMRQYIWPVVKKEWERLSEWWSPTNM
- the FAR3 gene encoding Far3p (similar to uniprot|P46671 Saccharomyces cerevisiae YMR052W FAR3 Protein involved in G1 cell cycle arrest in response to pheromone in a pathway different from the Far1p-dependent pathway interacts with Far7p Far8p Far9p Far10p and Far11p); this encodes MEGSGDSFEYLLQLMKTLSSQAWATRQQTEKVEQSLKRLAKQNQISYNEYSKSPNDETLGQVNTLKQKTKEEELVEENYRLMYQIEHQEYIHSKIYLLIQQIDEMIVSMRNFIVEYKTSAPQKQQEFITKSVTAPMSRLKYSEKQLNDGHINAEKQLKILMGELTDLFNRVPWHKVPNDNLNYLRLKNVIGDFEDKYQTKIVPESIALK
- a CDS encoding L-methionine (R)-S-oxide reductase (highly similar to uniprot|P36088 Saccharomyces cerevisiae YKL069W Hypothetical ORF); this translates as MGEDGKHHADYSSFQTTDRKKALEQLLISYEALAEGQDNWVCNLANAASLIWHCYISLNVDVNWAGFYLTRRENKKELILGPFQGKVACQLIQFGKGVCGTAASSQQTQLVPDVENFPGHIACDGETKSEIVVPIVQNGETVGVIDIDCLDYNGFTKLDQEFLEKLAASVSKTCVF